A genomic segment from bacterium BMS3Abin11 encodes:
- a CDS encoding 5-formyltetrahydrofolate cyclo-ligase family protein: MTDKKAIRQLFRKKRLALPAYRQQLASYAVTDKVLRKISAIQRAGTIAFYIAKDGEIDLLPLMLYCRKQGRQCYLPVLESPDEKMLRFAEWEPGQAMSKNKYGIAEPDVPRNHLLSAAEMDLIFMPLVAFDDCGNRLGMGGGYYDRTLAQCYGESAASSQKPFLVATGHDVQYIPQLPHDAWDIIPHITITPGHFIRPLRMDGA, translated from the coding sequence ATGACCGATAAAAAGGCCATACGCCAACTATTCCGTAAAAAACGTTTAGCCTTACCCGCCTACCGCCAGCAGCTTGCCAGCTACGCGGTTACTGATAAAGTGCTGCGAAAAATTTCTGCTATTCAGCGTGCCGGGACAATTGCCTTTTATATTGCAAAGGATGGGGAAATTGATCTGTTACCCCTGATGTTGTACTGCCGGAAGCAAGGCCGACAGTGTTATTTACCGGTGCTGGAAAGCCCTGATGAAAAAATGCTGCGTTTCGCAGAATGGGAACCGGGGCAGGCCATGTCAAAGAACAAATATGGCATCGCGGAGCCTGACGTCCCACGCAACCATCTTCTGTCAGCAGCGGAAATGGATTTGATTTTTATGCCGCTGGTCGCTTTTGATGATTGCGGCAACCGCCTCGGCATGGGTGGCGGCTACTATGACCGAACTCTGGCTCAGTGCTATGGTGAGTCTGCCGCGTCTTCGCAAAAACCTTTTCTGGTTGCCACAGGCCATGATGTTCAATATATTCCCCAGCTTCCTCACGACGCGTGGGATATCATTCCGCATATAACGATAACACCCGGTCATTTTATCCGGCCGCTACGTATGGACGGTGCATAA
- the zapA gene encoding cell division protein ZapA: protein MRSTESGVQISILGKEYSVACPDEKRDELLAAASFLDQNMREIQQSGAVLGTERVAVMAALNIAHDLLSLRENTGLTLEMETRIKALRRNLEEALDGQAEMEL from the coding sequence TTGAGATCAACTGAATCAGGGGTTCAGATAAGTATCCTCGGTAAGGAATATTCCGTTGCCTGCCCCGACGAAAAACGTGACGAGCTTCTTGCAGCAGCATCATTTCTTGATCAGAATATGCGAGAGATACAGCAAAGCGGTGCCGTACTGGGCACTGAACGTGTTGCCGTGATGGCTGCACTGAACATTGCCCACGATCTACTATCCCTGCGCGAAAACACCGGCCTGACACTGGAAATGGAAACCCGTATCAAGGCCCTTCGAAGAAATCTGGAAGAAGCCTTGGATGGACAGGCTGAAATGGAGCTATAA
- the pepP gene encoding xaa-Pro aminopeptidase, which translates to MNKQFTKRRQEVMRMMGGGVAIIPTASERSRSRDVLYPFRASSDFYYLTHFNEPEAVAVLVPGREHGEFIMFCRERDPDKEIWDGRRAGLEGVCEYYGADDAFPITDIDEIVPGLLENREKVFYSMGANDEFDSRLMTWMNEVRSKARTGISAPAEILDLGHILHEMRLVKRCEEKALIQKACKISSRAHKQAMKVCKPGMKEYEIEAEFHYIFRKKGSEFPAYPPIVATGENACVLHYIENRAVLKDGDMLLIDAGCEIDGYAADISRSFPVNGKFSAEQRALYEVVLAAQQAAMDKIKPGATWDVPHNAAVRVITEGLIEHGLLQGDVDELLGTEAYQRFYMHKTGHWLGLDVHDVGDYKVNDNWRELECGMIMTVEPGLYITAGAEDVDERWWNIGIRIEDDVAVTKNGCEVLSIDAPKQIDDIEHIMKR; encoded by the coding sequence ATGAATAAACAATTCACAAAACGTCGTCAGGAAGTGATGCGGATGATGGGTGGCGGGGTAGCGATTATTCCGACGGCCAGCGAACGGTCGCGCAGTCGGGATGTGTTATATCCCTTTCGTGCTTCCAGTGATTTTTATTACCTTACACATTTTAATGAGCCGGAAGCTGTTGCAGTGCTGGTGCCGGGAAGAGAACATGGCGAGTTCATTATGTTTTGCCGTGAAAGAGATCCCGACAAAGAAATTTGGGATGGCCGCCGGGCTGGCCTGGAAGGTGTTTGTGAATATTATGGTGCAGATGATGCTTTTCCAATTACTGACATTGACGAAATCGTGCCCGGATTGCTTGAGAATCGTGAAAAAGTATTTTATAGCATGGGCGCCAATGATGAATTTGATTCACGCCTGATGACCTGGATGAATGAGGTGCGTAGCAAGGCCCGCACCGGGATTTCAGCACCGGCTGAGATACTTGATCTTGGTCATATTCTGCATGAAATGCGGCTGGTGAAGCGTTGTGAAGAAAAGGCTCTTATACAGAAGGCCTGCAAAATATCGTCACGTGCTCACAAGCAGGCGATGAAGGTGTGTAAACCCGGGATGAAAGAATACGAAATTGAAGCGGAGTTTCACTATATCTTTCGCAAGAAGGGCAGTGAGTTTCCGGCTTATCCACCGATAGTGGCTACAGGTGAGAATGCCTGCGTGCTACATTACATAGAGAACAGGGCGGTGCTAAAAGACGGCGATATGTTGTTGATCGATGCCGGTTGTGAAATCGATGGCTATGCTGCAGACATCTCACGTAGTTTTCCTGTCAATGGAAAATTCAGTGCAGAGCAACGTGCTCTGTATGAGGTGGTGCTTGCTGCGCAGCAGGCAGCTATGGACAAAATCAAACCCGGTGCGACCTGGGATGTGCCACATAATGCAGCGGTACGTGTGATTACCGAGGGACTGATTGAACACGGCCTGTTGCAGGGCGATGTGGATGAATTACTCGGTACCGAGGCCTACCAGCGTTTTTATATGCACAAAACCGGTCACTGGTTGGGGCTGGATGTGCACGATGTTGGTGATTATAAAGTTAATGACAACTGGCGCGAGCTTGAATGCGGCATGATAATGACCGTTGAACCGGGCCTCTATATCACGGCTGGCGCGGAAGATGTTGACGAACGATGGTGGAATATTGGCATCCGCATTGAAGACGACGTCGCTGTAACGAAGAATGGCTGTGAAGTTTTGAGTATTGATGCACCGAAACAGATTGATGATATAGAGCACATAATGAAAAGGTAA
- the ubiH gene encoding 2-octaprenyl-6-methoxyphenol hydroxylase: protein MKKKTYELIIVGGGMAGASLACALADTGIHIAIIEAVPWQSDQQPSYDVRTISLSHGSRLIYEAMGIWQQIDKNAVCPIHRIHVSDRGHPGIVHLDRKDAAVEALGYVIENRALGAALMARLETLEHVDIICPATVSDVDVGEDLATLICVMDNEEITVQGKLVVIADGGRSGLREKLGFLSTTDDYRQTAIVCNVTPGKSHRHCAYERFTPSGPLAMLPMNEDRCWCVWAVAEEEVDKLIVMPEDRFLACLQQQFGDRLGRFSRAGRRYVYPLARNRVEAHTGRRVVLVGNAAHTVHPVAAQGFNLGLRDVAWLAEVLVLAHDKQQDPGSSDILRQYENIRNRDTQRVTGFTHGMIKVFTSRLAPVIAGRNLALLVTDIFPELKQALLKRTMGLTGRQARLARGLELRELPLNKNV, encoded by the coding sequence ATGAAGAAAAAAACCTATGAGCTGATAATCGTCGGCGGTGGCATGGCAGGTGCCAGCCTGGCCTGTGCGCTGGCCGATACAGGTATTCATATCGCTATCATCGAAGCCGTACCCTGGCAATCTGATCAGCAGCCTAGTTATGATGTGCGGACGATTTCTCTTTCACATGGATCCCGTTTGATTTATGAAGCCATGGGCATCTGGCAGCAGATTGATAAAAATGCAGTATGCCCGATTCATCGTATCCATGTGTCAGATCGCGGTCATCCGGGCATCGTGCACCTTGACAGGAAAGATGCCGCTGTTGAGGCGCTGGGTTATGTGATCGAAAATCGGGCCCTGGGCGCAGCCTTGATGGCCCGGCTTGAGACACTGGAACATGTCGATATCATCTGCCCGGCGACGGTCAGTGATGTAGATGTGGGTGAAGATCTCGCAACACTCATCTGCGTAATGGACAATGAGGAAATTACGGTACAGGGCAAGCTGGTTGTTATTGCCGATGGCGGGCGTTCAGGTTTGCGTGAGAAGCTGGGTTTTCTGTCCACGACTGATGATTACCGGCAGACAGCTATCGTCTGCAATGTCACACCCGGAAAATCTCACCGGCATTGTGCCTATGAAAGATTTACCCCGTCCGGTCCGCTTGCCATGCTGCCGATGAATGAAGACCGCTGCTGGTGTGTCTGGGCAGTCGCTGAAGAAGAAGTAGATAAACTTATTGTCATGCCCGAAGATCGGTTTCTGGCATGTTTGCAACAGCAGTTTGGTGACCGTTTAGGCCGATTTTCACGTGCGGGCAGGCGCTATGTTTATCCACTGGCCAGAAACCGCGTTGAAGCTCACACAGGCAGGCGCGTGGTGCTGGTGGGCAATGCGGCGCATACTGTTCATCCGGTTGCGGCGCAGGGATTTAACCTCGGACTCAGAGACGTGGCCTGGTTAGCGGAAGTGCTAGTTCTGGCACATGATAAGCAGCAGGATCCAGGGTCATCGGATATTCTTCGGCAGTATGAAAATATTCGCAATCGGGATACCCAGCGGGTGACAGGGTTCACGCACGGCATGATTAAGGTTTTCACAAGTCGCTTAGCGCCGGTGATCGCTGGTAGAAATCTTGCTTTGCTAGTCACGGACATATTTCCAGAGCTGAAACAGGCTTTGCTGAAACGAACCATGGGCCTGACAGGGCGTCAGGCCCGTCTGGCACGTGGCCTGGAATTAAGAGAGCTACCCCTAAACAAAAATGTCTGA
- the ubiI gene encoding 2-octaprenylphenol hydroxylase, whose translation MSDQQTDILIVGAGMVGSAAALSFARAGFSVSLVEANELPTWSEAEYNLRVCAISAASQRLLKNVDVWQQILAMRASPFEHMHVWDASGSLDFDAADSGQAYLGYIVENNLINSSLIKQCQSHSNIRLITASRLSAMAWVDDHVQIKLDNGDDISSRLVIAADGGNSQLRHLSGIESYRHDYQQTGIVARVRTLLPHENTAWQRFLASGPVALLPLSDGSCSIVWSADQVRADELLLLNDSEFAEQLTDAFEYRLGNIEVLSPRAGFPLMLANARTYVKDRIVLLGDAAHRVHPLAGQGVNLGFQDVTELTSTLLESVANGRDIADPLYLRRYARRRRAEVSLMLAGMDGIQRIFTSRLLLVQKSRRLAMKMIDHLTPVKQFLVDRALGD comes from the coding sequence ATGTCTGATCAACAAACAGATATTCTTATCGTTGGTGCCGGCATGGTCGGTTCGGCCGCCGCACTGTCTTTTGCTCGGGCAGGGTTCAGTGTTAGCCTGGTTGAGGCCAATGAACTGCCGACATGGTCTGAAGCAGAATATAATTTACGTGTCTGTGCTATCAGCGCGGCTTCCCAAAGATTACTGAAGAATGTCGATGTCTGGCAGCAAATACTGGCCATGCGAGCATCACCGTTTGAACACATGCACGTATGGGATGCCAGCGGTAGCCTTGATTTCGATGCGGCAGACAGCGGTCAGGCGTATCTTGGCTATATTGTTGAAAACAATCTTATTAATTCGAGCTTGATAAAGCAGTGCCAAAGTCATTCAAACATCAGATTAATAACGGCCAGCCGGCTATCAGCAATGGCATGGGTGGATGATCACGTTCAAATAAAGCTGGATAACGGCGATGATATCAGTAGTCGTCTGGTGATTGCAGCTGACGGAGGTAATTCACAGTTGCGCCACCTGTCGGGGATAGAAAGCTACCGTCATGATTACCAGCAAACAGGAATTGTTGCCAGAGTCAGGACATTATTGCCACATGAGAATACAGCCTGGCAACGGTTTCTTGCTAGCGGCCCGGTGGCCCTGTTGCCTCTGTCAGACGGCAGTTGTTCGATCGTCTGGTCTGCAGACCAGGTGCGCGCAGATGAGCTATTGCTATTAAATGATTCAGAGTTTGCAGAGCAGCTTACGGATGCTTTTGAGTATCGGCTGGGGAATATAGAAGTACTCAGCCCGCGTGCTGGGTTCCCTTTAATGCTGGCCAATGCCAGGACATATGTCAAAGACCGTATTGTACTGCTGGGTGATGCGGCGCACCGAGTTCACCCGCTGGCAGGTCAGGGGGTCAATCTCGGATTTCAGGATGTCACAGAGCTCACTTCTACATTGCTTGAGTCGGTAGCCAATGGTCGTGATATTGCGGATCCTTTATATTTGAGAAGATATGCACGTCGCCGTCGTGCAGAGGTGAGCTTAATGCTTGCTGGAATGGATGGTATACAACGCATTTTTACCAGCCGATTGCTACTTGTACAAAAGTCGCGCAGGCTTGCAATGAAAATGATTGATCATCTCACTCCTGTTAAACAGTTCCTGGTTGATCGTGCATTGGGAGACTGA
- a CDS encoding ABC transporter, phosphonate, periplasmic substrate-binding protein, whose amino-acid sequence MNQGKKIIYAAVYGLGIALGGMFQTATAATLDFAIQPILGEKETKIAFQPLADYIAKISGDKVVIHTARDFPEYWVNQKKNNPYEIMMDNAFFTDYRIEKENWVSLAKIPGLVSYTLIVRGDNAVFEADELVGKTIASLMPPAPSGIFLGQMFRNPLRQPFIVPTNSADESLKMLIAGEVIGAIIPTPLVNKALQDGADLVVVKSSVQIPHVAISVSPNVSAATREKIKKGLLEADKTKAGKAMLKKLGFTNFEAADPSLYSGLMQYLIDFSFASE is encoded by the coding sequence ATGAACCAAGGAAAAAAAATCATTTACGCAGCTGTTTATGGTCTGGGTATTGCCCTGGGTGGAATGTTTCAAACAGCTACAGCTGCAACGCTTGATTTTGCCATACAACCCATACTCGGTGAGAAAGAAACCAAAATAGCCTTTCAGCCGCTGGCTGATTATATTGCCAAAATCTCAGGTGATAAGGTGGTCATCCACACAGCGCGTGATTTTCCTGAATACTGGGTAAATCAGAAAAAGAATAATCCTTATGAGATCATGATGGATAATGCTTTCTTTACTGATTATCGAATAGAAAAAGAAAATTGGGTTTCTCTTGCTAAAATACCGGGTCTGGTAAGTTATACCTTGATAGTCAGAGGAGATAACGCTGTGTTTGAGGCCGATGAACTAGTTGGCAAAACAATTGCATCGTTAATGCCGCCTGCACCATCGGGTATTTTCCTTGGTCAGATGTTCAGAAACCCTTTACGTCAACCCTTCATTGTGCCAACAAACTCAGCTGACGAGTCATTAAAAATGCTCATTGCCGGTGAGGTGATTGGTGCGATTATACCTACCCCACTGGTGAATAAGGCATTGCAGGACGGTGCAGATCTGGTTGTCGTCAAGAGCAGTGTACAGATACCTCATGTGGCAATCTCTGTTTCACCAAATGTCTCTGCGGCAACGCGTGAAAAAATAAAGAAGGGATTACTGGAAGCGGACAAGACTAAAGCGGGCAAAGCCATGTTAAAAAAGTTGGGTTTCACAAACTTCGAAGCAGCTGACCCAAGTCTGTATTCCGGGCTGATGCAGTACCTGATAGATTTCTCATTCGCCAGCGAGTAG
- the nhaP gene encoding Na(+)/H(+) antiporter NhaP: MDLLQITAVLITLTGVFSFLNHVYLKLPATIGVMAISMALSLMLLILGSMGFPLLLEQEKTLLSGIDFSTTLLHGMLSFLLFAGALHVDLNRLSEMKWIVASLATIGVLLSTLIVALLVWSISLLLDLPLSFIHSLLFGALISPTDPVAVISTLKTLGVPASLKTKIAGESLFNDGVGVVLFLVIFNIAYSSEPMQATEVAELFITETFGGALFGLLAGYITYRMLRLVDNYQVEIILSLALVMGGYAFAEAWHLSAPIAIVVAGLLIGNHGRQFAMSETTREHLDTFWELIDEILNAVLFVLLGLEILLIIPLSASAFLLAIIAIPIVLLSRFISVSIPVSILRSKYRFTPGVIKILTWGGLRGGISVALVLSLPADEVRLYLLPMTYAVVVFAMLVQGLTLGRMVRKQFGT, from the coding sequence ATGGATCTGTTACAAATTACTGCTGTCCTGATTACCCTGACGGGAGTTTTTAGTTTCCTGAATCATGTCTATCTGAAGCTGCCCGCAACCATCGGCGTCATGGCAATATCCATGGCATTGTCATTGATGCTGCTGATACTCGGCAGCATGGGTTTTCCACTGTTGCTGGAGCAGGAAAAAACACTGCTGTCCGGGATTGATTTCAGCACCACTTTATTGCATGGCATGCTCAGCTTCCTGTTATTTGCCGGTGCCCTGCATGTCGATCTGAATCGCCTGTCGGAGATGAAGTGGATAGTTGCCTCGCTGGCGACTATCGGTGTGCTGCTTTCCACCCTGATTGTGGCATTATTGGTATGGTCAATCTCATTGCTGCTGGATTTGCCGCTGAGCTTTATTCATAGTCTGTTATTTGGCGCATTGATTTCTCCTACCGATCCTGTCGCTGTTATAAGTACACTGAAAACATTGGGTGTACCCGCATCACTGAAAACAAAGATTGCTGGAGAGTCGTTGTTCAACGATGGTGTTGGTGTGGTGTTGTTCCTGGTGATATTTAATATTGCCTACAGTAGCGAACCCATGCAGGCTACCGAAGTGGCCGAGTTATTCATAACTGAAACCTTTGGTGGGGCATTGTTTGGACTGCTGGCAGGTTACATAACCTACCGTATGCTGCGGCTGGTTGATAACTATCAGGTTGAGATTATTCTTTCTCTTGCTCTGGTCATGGGCGGTTATGCCTTTGCAGAAGCCTGGCATCTGTCTGCTCCGATTGCGATTGTGGTGGCGGGTTTGCTTATCGGTAACCACGGGCGTCAGTTTGCTATGTCTGAGACGACGCGTGAACATCTGGACACATTCTGGGAACTGATTGATGAAATTCTTAATGCCGTGTTATTTGTATTGCTGGGTCTCGAAATTCTATTGATTATCCCACTGTCAGCAAGTGCATTCCTGTTGGCAATAATCGCCATTCCGATAGTTCTGTTGTCGCGTTTTATCAGTGTCTCTATACCCGTTTCGATATTAAGATCAAAGTATCGGTTTACGCCTGGGGTCATTAAGATTCTTACCTGGGGTGGTCTGCGTGGAGGGATATCGGTCGCACTGGTGTTGTCATTGCCTGCCGATGAGGTGCGTCTGTATCTTTTGCCGATGACCTATGCAGTGGTTGTTTTCGCTATGCTGGTGCAGGGGCTGACACTTGGACGAATGGTTAGGAAGCAATTTGGTACCTGA
- the gcvT gene encoding aminomethyltransferase has translation MTLKRTPLYQSHVDAGAKIVDFSGWQMPIHYGSQLEEHHAVRQSAGVFDVSHMNVVDLHGDGSKALLQYLLANDVARLKIPGKALYSCMLTEGGGIIDDLIVYYMDDERYRVILNAGTHDKDMVWINTQLNDFPDVVLTERPDLAMLAIQGPLAIEKFSSLLSDEEADRVAELVVFQACEIEGVFIGRTGYTGEDGLELILPGDDVVDLWQQLMMVDVKPIGLGARDTLRLEAGMALYGLDMDETTSPLVSGLGWTVAWQPETRDFIGREALSVAKQNGLAQRMVGLLLTGRGVLRSHQQVQFSDGSKGKITSGSYSPTLARSIALARVPSDVKIGDHCEVDIRGRLISAIVVKYPFVRHGQSRIETEQA, from the coding sequence ATGACATTGAAACGGACACCGCTTTATCAATCACATGTTGATGCAGGTGCAAAAATTGTTGATTTTTCTGGCTGGCAAATGCCTATTCATTATGGTTCACAACTAGAAGAACACCACGCTGTACGTCAGTCAGCTGGTGTTTTCGATGTCTCACACATGAATGTCGTTGACCTCCACGGAGACGGCAGTAAAGCCTTACTGCAATATCTTCTGGCGAATGACGTCGCCCGACTAAAAATACCAGGGAAAGCCCTCTATAGCTGCATGCTGACAGAAGGTGGTGGCATCATTGACGATTTGATCGTTTACTACATGGATGATGAAAGGTACCGTGTCATCCTCAATGCAGGGACACATGACAAAGATATGGTGTGGATCAACACACAACTGAATGATTTTCCTGATGTTGTGCTAACTGAAAGACCTGATCTGGCCATGCTGGCGATTCAGGGGCCTCTGGCAATCGAAAAATTTTCTTCTCTGTTATCAGATGAGGAGGCGGATCGTGTGGCAGAACTGGTGGTGTTTCAGGCCTGTGAAATAGAAGGGGTGTTCATTGGTCGTACCGGTTATACCGGCGAGGATGGGTTAGAACTTATTCTGCCAGGTGATGATGTGGTTGATCTGTGGCAGCAACTGATGATGGTCGATGTGAAGCCTATAGGATTAGGTGCGCGTGATACATTACGTCTTGAAGCGGGGATGGCGCTTTACGGTCTGGATATGGATGAAACTACTTCACCGCTGGTATCGGGCCTGGGCTGGACGGTTGCCTGGCAGCCGGAAACAAGAGATTTTATCGGACGCGAAGCTTTGTCAGTGGCAAAGCAGAATGGCCTTGCGCAACGGATGGTTGGTTTACTTCTGACAGGACGCGGTGTACTACGCTCTCATCAGCAGGTGCAATTTTCTGATGGCAGCAAAGGCAAGATTACCAGCGGCAGTTATTCCCCGACCCTTGCAAGATCGATAGCACTGGCACGGGTACCGTCCGATGTGAAAATCGGAGACCACTGCGAAGTGGATATACGCGGTCGCCTGATTTCCGCAATTGTTGTTAAATACCCTTTTGTCCGTCATGGCCAGTCACGCATAGAAACTGAACAAGCATAG
- the gcvH gene encoding glycine cleavage system H protein: MSNVPQELKYTKSHEWVLTGEDGLATIGITDYAQDLLGDMVFIELPEIDKELDAGDECAVVESVKAASDVYAPIAGKVVAVNERLVDAPELINEDPYGEGWMLRLQIEDVSELDGLMDADVYEAIEGDE, from the coding sequence ATGAGTAATGTCCCGCAGGAATTGAAATATACAAAATCTCATGAGTGGGTTTTAACCGGTGAAGACGGCCTGGCAACGATCGGTATCACTGACTATGCACAGGATCTGCTAGGAGACATGGTTTTTATTGAACTGCCTGAGATAGATAAAGAGCTGGATGCAGGCGATGAATGCGCAGTCGTCGAATCAGTGAAAGCTGCTTCAGATGTTTATGCCCCGATTGCCGGCAAGGTCGTTGCGGTCAATGAGAGACTGGTTGATGCCCCAGAGCTGATTAATGAAGATCCTTACGGCGAAGGCTGGATGTTACGTTTACAGATAGAGGATGTGAGTGAGCTGGATGGTTTGATGGATGCCGATGTTTATGAAGCCATTGAAGGGGATGAATAG
- the gcvPA gene encoding putative glycine dehydrogenase subunit 1, whose protein sequence is MPFIPHTKEETRRMLEAIGVKHIDELFNEIPDELINEKLNYVPSAMGEAAIRQLSKKRAASDGTYINFIGAGAYEHHIPAAVWQLATRGEFYSAYTPYQAEASQGTLQLLYEYQTMMASLTSMDVSNASLYEGASALAEAVLMVVRVQRKKQRILMPETVHPRYRETTGTIVKNQGIMLSSVAYSAENGCIDLNRLTDELSENVAAIVIPQPNYFGALEDVDELVDLAHKNGCLVIAVVNPLSLAVLKAPGDWGETGADIVVGEGQPLGVPLSSGGPYFGFMCCSRKLVRQMPGRLIGRTIDAEGKQGFTLTLQAREQHIRRSKATSNICTNQGLMVTAATLYMSLMGPAGMAQAAQASHANTRKLIEKLTAIDGVEIEFNSVFFHECVLRIDAPTDDLLRAMTAQGIIPGKALAADFNNLQSCLLVCATELRTEEEMDKYALHLERIVSKRRLDPPCAQKM, encoded by the coding sequence ATGCCATTTATACCCCATACTAAAGAAGAAACTCGTCGTATGCTTGAAGCCATTGGTGTAAAGCACATCGATGAATTGTTTAATGAGATTCCTGACGAACTGATCAATGAAAAACTGAATTATGTGCCGTCTGCCATGGGTGAAGCGGCTATCCGCCAGTTATCAAAAAAACGTGCGGCATCCGATGGGACTTACATAAACTTTATCGGTGCCGGGGCCTATGAACATCATATTCCTGCTGCGGTATGGCAGCTTGCGACGCGCGGCGAATTTTATTCGGCCTATACACCCTATCAGGCCGAAGCCTCCCAGGGCACACTGCAGCTATTGTACGAATACCAGACCATGATGGCATCGTTGACCAGCATGGACGTTTCCAATGCCAGTCTTTATGAAGGTGCCAGTGCACTGGCCGAAGCCGTACTGATGGTGGTACGGGTACAGCGTAAAAAGCAGCGCATACTGATGCCCGAGACCGTTCATCCCCGCTATCGTGAAACGACAGGAACCATCGTTAAAAATCAGGGCATAATGTTAAGCTCTGTTGCCTATTCAGCAGAAAATGGTTGTATAGATCTTAACAGGCTAACAGATGAACTAAGTGAGAATGTTGCCGCTATCGTGATCCCACAGCCAAACTATTTTGGTGCGCTGGAAGATGTCGATGAGCTGGTAGACCTGGCGCATAAAAATGGCTGCCTGGTGATTGCCGTGGTTAATCCGTTGTCCCTGGCAGTACTTAAGGCACCGGGCGACTGGGGCGAGACAGGCGCTGATATTGTTGTCGGTGAGGGACAGCCATTGGGTGTCCCACTGTCATCAGGAGGCCCGTATTTTGGTTTCATGTGCTGTAGCCGGAAACTGGTCAGACAGATGCCGGGGCGTTTAATCGGGCGTACGATCGATGCAGAGGGCAAGCAGGGTTTCACCCTCACACTGCAGGCCAGAGAACAACATATACGGCGTTCAAAGGCGACCTCAAATATCTGTACCAACCAGGGCCTGATGGTGACAGCGGCCACCCTGTACATGTCACTAATGGGGCCTGCAGGGATGGCACAGGCTGCACAGGCTTCACATGCCAACACACGGAAGCTGATTGAAAAACTGACAGCGATTGATGGCGTAGAGATCGAATTCAACAGCGTCTTTTTCCATGAATGCGTATTGCGTATTGATGCCCCGACAGATGACTTACTGCGGGCGATGACCGCGCAGGGGATTATTCCTGGTAAAGCGCTGGCCGCTGATTTCAATAATCTGCAGAGCTGCCTGCTGGTCTGTGCGACAGAATTACGCACCGAAGAAGAGATGGATAAGTATGCGCTGCACCTGGAGCGTATCGTCAGTAAACGCCGCCTCGATCCACCTTGCGCACAAAAGATGTAA